Proteins encoded in a region of the Shewanella polaris genome:
- a CDS encoding DUF6268 family outer membrane beta-barrel protein, with protein MTLYNVNVIQPKSLSKSALSILLASGLLLSQQALAAPDRSPFSLTVARTSTGTANVGTDDTNANQLQRDTWKTSFSANMPLNRQWSIGASLGYDNLDYDWEINQNTPLYSTVQPWSTIHQYSAGLSLSYRLDNHWMFLIAPKLQYAYADTASSSNAQSYGVVASGMYRFDSGNMLGVGVAYLNDISEVRTIPYLAVRWQINDKWVLANPFQAGFSGPAGLELSYQYNRDWDFGVGSSMRTERFLIADDDKTIEVKEWVGFARAGWKATSNTSLNAYAGYYFAGEMELSYPDVTEDMENQAAFGLAFKLSF; from the coding sequence ATGACGCTTTATAACGTTAACGTAATTCAGCCAAAATCATTGAGTAAATCAGCTTTGTCAATTTTGTTGGCATCAGGTCTGCTGTTAAGCCAGCAAGCTTTAGCAGCCCCAGATCGTTCACCTTTTTCACTCACCGTGGCTCGTACATCAACGGGCACTGCAAATGTTGGTACTGATGACACTAACGCTAATCAGTTACAGCGAGATACATGGAAAACCAGTTTTTCGGCCAACATGCCACTTAATCGCCAGTGGTCTATAGGAGCAAGCTTAGGCTACGATAACCTCGATTACGATTGGGAAATAAACCAAAACACTCCTTTATATTCAACTGTTCAACCTTGGTCAACCATACATCAGTACAGTGCTGGTTTATCGTTATCTTACCGTCTTGATAATCATTGGATGTTTCTTATCGCCCCCAAACTGCAATACGCCTATGCTGATACTGCATCATCTTCAAACGCGCAAAGTTATGGTGTAGTCGCATCGGGAATGTACCGTTTTGATTCGGGCAATATGTTGGGTGTTGGCGTTGCATATTTAAATGATATTTCAGAAGTACGTACGATTCCTTATTTGGCGGTTCGTTGGCAAATAAACGATAAGTGGGTACTTGCTAACCCATTCCAAGCCGGTTTTAGTGGCCCTGCAGGGTTAGAATTAAGCTATCAATATAATAGGGACTGGGATTTTGGCGTGGGAAGCTCAATGCGAACCGAGCGTTTTTTAATTGCTGACGATGACAAAACCATTGAAGTAAAAGAATGGGTTGGCTTTGCCCGTGCAGGCTGGAAAGCGACCAGTAATACTAGCCTTAATGCTTATGCAGGGTACTATTTTGCTGGAGAAATGGAGTTAAGTTATCCTGACGTTACTGAAGACATGGAAAACCAGGCCGCATTTGGCTTAGCGTTTAAATTATCGTTTTAA
- a CDS encoding TetR/AcrR family transcriptional regulator, translating into MIKEHTSHNNDGQVNMSRSEQKRAQVLESAIDLFCHQGFPNTSMDEVAKHAGVSKQTVYSHFGSKDDLFVSAIESKCVVHQLTDDALVDASKPQQVILQFAQQFGEMIVSKEAMTVFKTCVAQADTHPEVSRLFYDAGPKHVLGLVRNYLKKVNDHGEYLFENPHESAVRLCLMLFGELKLRLELGLEIGDLLISRQAYIQDTAVMFLRAHQVDVK; encoded by the coding sequence ATGATAAAAGAACACACATCGCATAATAATGACGGACAAGTTAATATGAGCCGCAGTGAGCAAAAGCGTGCCCAGGTACTTGAGTCTGCCATTGACCTTTTTTGCCATCAGGGTTTTCCTAATACCAGCATGGATGAAGTGGCAAAACATGCTGGTGTATCAAAACAAACCGTTTATTCTCATTTTGGCTCCAAAGATGATTTGTTTGTTTCCGCGATTGAGTCTAAATGTGTTGTGCATCAACTCACTGACGATGCCTTAGTTGATGCAAGTAAACCTCAACAGGTTATTTTGCAGTTTGCTCAGCAATTTGGTGAGATGATTGTTAGCAAAGAGGCCATGACAGTATTTAAAACCTGCGTAGCTCAAGCTGATACTCACCCAGAAGTGTCTAGATTATTTTATGATGCTGGCCCCAAGCACGTACTCGGACTGGTTAGAAATTATTTAAAAAAGGTCAATGATCACGGCGAATACTTGTTTGAAAATCCGCATGAAAGCGCAGTTAGATTATGTTTAATGTTATTTGGCGAACTTAAATTACGTCTAGAGTTAGGCTTGGAGATCGGTGATTTACTGATATCCAGACAAGCATACATACAAGATACTGCCGTGATGTTTTTGCGAGCTCACCAAGTTGACGTAAAATAA
- a CDS encoding FlgO family outer membrane protein, translating to MINRLFIPTVMLASLSLVACTQTPNEANNLAFSNNGKLVKVTDKNNAKNKTLAYDIQDVGLSPKGQVNVWAEKLVNELVLQNDALRPDQPLLISTPVMASNLNTTNELALQLQQGLLAAFHAHEFNLVDLNVATSLRATEQGEFMLSRNWELLRSDLPVSHVLVSTMALTPEGIMFNGRVVNITNNRVLSAVQSFVAASSLSGYLQPSEIIESRNGLLYRHEKRGDSRYTVLGDKL from the coding sequence ATGATTAACAGGCTTTTTATCCCCACTGTCATGCTCGCATCGTTATCATTAGTGGCATGTACGCAAACGCCTAACGAAGCCAATAACCTTGCCTTTAGTAACAACGGAAAACTGGTCAAAGTTACCGATAAAAATAACGCTAAAAACAAAACGCTAGCTTATGATATTCAGGACGTTGGATTATCGCCTAAAGGGCAAGTTAATGTGTGGGCCGAAAAGTTAGTCAACGAGTTAGTGCTGCAGAATGACGCTTTACGACCTGATCAACCACTGCTTATATCTACGCCAGTAATGGCCAGTAATTTAAATACCACCAACGAGTTGGCATTACAGTTACAACAAGGATTACTTGCAGCCTTTCATGCCCATGAATTTAACTTAGTTGATTTAAATGTTGCGACTAGTTTACGCGCGACAGAGCAAGGCGAGTTTATGTTGAGTCGGAATTGGGAGCTTTTACGCTCAGATTTACCGGTATCACATGTGTTAGTGTCAACCATGGCCCTAACACCTGAAGGCATTATGTTTAACGGCCGAGTGGTAAATATCACCAATAATCGGGTACTTTCTGCAGTGCAATCATTTGTAGCAGCATCGAGCTTATCGGGATATTTACAGCCTTCTGAAATTATTGAATCTCGCAACGGTTTGTTGTATCGCCACGAAAAGCGAGGCGACAGTCGTTACACCGTATTAGGAGATAAGCTATGA
- a CDS encoding flagellar assembly protein FlgT, whose protein sequence is MLIKQSPTNRANPFGHIAAIVVLCVSGLLATMSASAEQIEVTGKAKIVNGDIDKAREDAISQALNYASLKAGVNFSSQQQVNQGRLIQDTFQIQRMGSANNVELMSEMISQHTITVVLQLELGEQEPDAQCKSQSLKAAIMLPQAYLQERAQLRYGQLANFEQRITEHLGKIINAQSRYSFARLHADEKIDNTNQLVNFKGYRIPSWLGEITDSQYVLQPEIIDISTEPVQSSYMGLVDDDPLRQFMIKLTLYHGISGEVVWSESFATSAPWEFERQEIVSPANQRFWRSSYGQAISDVLQQSVMSLDKQLNCRPLLGQIVARQGDRIIINLGRKNGVKMGDKFQIVLQKNIPDRFNSMRAIATKSRANVVIEQVTEDSSTAIFDGIDSADNIQVNDIAIKN, encoded by the coding sequence ATGCTGATCAAACAAAGCCCTACTAACCGAGCTAATCCCTTCGGTCATATTGCAGCAATAGTCGTGCTATGTGTCAGTGGCTTGCTGGCGACAATGTCAGCTTCTGCTGAACAAATTGAAGTTACTGGCAAGGCCAAAATTGTTAATGGCGATATTGATAAAGCCCGCGAAGATGCCATTAGCCAAGCATTAAATTATGCCAGCTTAAAAGCCGGGGTTAACTTTTCCAGCCAACAACAAGTCAACCAAGGTCGGCTTATTCAAGATACCTTTCAAATTCAACGGATGGGATCGGCCAATAATGTTGAATTAATGAGTGAAATGATCAGCCAGCACACTATTACCGTGGTTTTACAACTTGAGCTAGGTGAACAAGAACCAGATGCACAATGTAAAAGCCAGTCTCTCAAAGCCGCCATTATGTTGCCACAAGCCTATTTACAAGAACGCGCCCAGTTACGCTATGGACAACTGGCCAACTTTGAACAACGGATTACTGAACATTTAGGCAAAATCATCAACGCTCAATCTCGGTACAGTTTCGCTCGATTACACGCCGACGAAAAAATTGATAATACCAATCAACTGGTTAATTTTAAGGGTTACCGTATTCCTAGTTGGTTAGGTGAAATCACCGACAGCCAATATGTATTGCAACCAGAAATTATTGATATTTCTACTGAACCGGTACAAAGCAGTTATATGGGGTTGGTAGACGATGATCCGCTTAGGCAATTTATGATAAAATTAACTCTTTATCATGGTATCAGTGGCGAAGTTGTGTGGTCAGAATCGTTTGCTACATCAGCGCCTTGGGAGTTTGAAAGACAAGAAATAGTCTCTCCTGCTAACCAACGCTTTTGGCGCTCTTCCTATGGACAGGCTATTAGTGATGTTTTACAACAAAGTGTGATGTCCCTGGATAAGCAGTTAAATTGTCGTCCATTACTAGGCCAAATTGTTGCTAGGCAAGGGGATCGTATTATCATCAACTTAGGTCGTAAAAATGGCGTCAAAATGGGTGATAAATTCCAAATTGTATTACAAAAAAATATCCCAGACAGATTCAACTCCATGCGCGCCATCGCTACAAAAAGCCGTGCAAATGTGGTTATTGAACAAGTTACTGAAGACAGTTCAACCGCAATTTTTGACGGTATCGACAGTGCTGACAATATTCAAGTGAACGACATTGCGATTAAGAACTAA
- a CDS encoding IS3 family transposase (programmed frameshift), with the protein MKPSVSINIKRTQRDYTLGFKLAVVSQVEKGELTYKQAQNHYGIQGRSTVLTWLRKHGRLDWSQPIEHSPMSKSTETPAQKIKRLEKQVSNLEMKNMIYGDMVELLKNEYGIDLEKKLLSRTLWLAKEKGTVKLATASRQFNLSRQAVYQWKQRLAARADMLKPVMTMVMYWRQFMPRVGTRKLYQLIKPQLLEQGIKLGRDGLFQYLKQHNMLVKPRKNYTKTTHSHHWLRKHPNLLKDRVVKSVEEVFVSDITYVKSDEGTHYLSLVTDAYSRKIMGYELSDEMKASDVVKALEMTIKNRQTTSDVIHHSDRGIQYCSAEYQHKLAANAIRPSMTDGYDCYQNALAERVNGILKQEFLLYRCRTMKELAILIKESIRIYNELRPHLSLGMKTPNEVHEKASREFQLA; encoded by the exons ATGAAACCTTCAGTATCAATCAATATAAAACGTACTCAACGAGATTACACATTAGGCTTTAAATTAGCGGTTGTTAGTCAAGTAGAAAAAGGCGAGCTAACGTATAAGCAAGCTCAAAACCACTATGGCATTCAAGGGAGAAGTACCGTCCTAACATGGTTACGAAAACATGGTAGATTAGATTGGTCCCAGCCGATTGAGCATTCACCTATGTCCAAATCTACAGAAACACCCGCCCAGAAAATCAAACGATTAGAGAAACAAGTCTCCAATCTCGAAATGAAAAATATGATTTATGGCGATATGGTCGAGTTACTTAAAAATGAGTACGGTATTGATTTAGAAAAAAAGT TACTTAGCCGAACGCTCTGGCTTGCCAAAGAAAAAGGCACTGTAAAGCTAGCGACAGCGAGTCGGCAGTTTAACCTATCAAGACAAGCTGTTTATCAATGGAAGCAGCGCTTAGCAGCAAGAGCTGACATGTTAAAACCGGTGATGACTATGGTTATGTATTGGCGTCAGTTCATGCCCAGAGTGGGTACGCGTAAGCTTTATCAACTCATCAAGCCACAGTTACTTGAACAAGGCATAAAGCTAGGTAGGGACGGCCTATTTCAGTATTTAAAACAACACAATATGTTAGTAAAGCCTAGGAAGAATTACACCAAGACAACCCATAGCCACCATTGGTTGAGAAAACACCCAAACTTACTCAAAGACAGAGTGGTGAAGAGCGTTGAAGAGGTATTTGTCAGTGACATAACCTACGTAAAATCAGACGAAGGAACTCACTATTTATCATTAGTCACAGATGCATATTCAAGAAAAATAATGGGTTATGAATTAAGTGATGAAATGAAAGCCAGTGATGTTGTTAAAGCATTGGAGATGACGATAAAGAATCGTCAGACAACCAGTGATGTCATTCATCATTCAGATAGAGGGATACAGTACTGCTCAGCAGAATATCAACATAAATTGGCTGCGAATGCGATAAGGCCATCGATGACAGATGGGTATGATTGTTATCAGAATGCGTTAGCTGAGCGAGTGAATGGTATTTTGAAGCAAGAGTTTTTACTTTACCGCTGTCGTACGATGAAGGAGCTGGCAATACTCATCAAAGAATCTATTAGGATTTATAACGAGTTAAGACCGCACCTTAGTTTAGGAATGAAAACCCCAAACGAAGTGCATGAAAAAGCCAGTCGGGAGTTCCAACTGGCTTAA
- a CDS encoding tyrosine-type recombinase/integrase, which yields MSELCTNTSKYYLDHKDVQGMIKNADYDVGKLLEYKVEDEKSDTRDARSPAPTKVMLTDNIIKKLPFCSDKPIDIVDTTFNAENDGGRLLLRIGKKTRTFYPSIAKRGNEKRGNGKSLGRWIVKNSNYYKSNEANLYTAKARFLEIIKNHQYNVKIARQDGDITIREYIESGKYAQDRLTTSTLRNKISPVSKKTIASILRQFEPWLDKALGDVSKEWPAEFKKHWQEKYTEYNIEGRNADPETFKPKQIEVGTMRKYFGEINAMFNICEKIGYIHSNKIKSFASLFPKKTVSRGAVQTYKLNYDGLMTYLFDDDTPSPPFGKLIIAIMAVTGARNSEVYKNFIDNFNYNDGKLMMHIPAEICKTKEAGSRTVEIKHERVKAEVRKHLDEIPRNGKGHMFPSRVIMDHHVSDYAYRELWKLVKAFFDLPADGRMYSLRATFGTHIAKQGGIDVAADILGDSLEIANLHYNNIDLERKSDAMDKVFNETKDIVIAQNSLVPNFNTVYAAAELLPESISKLFLMFKNGKAEPSENHILKSDWDKFVNLIKGQFEAEKINDLEVEMWLSMQS from the coding sequence ATGAGCGAATTATGTACTAATACCAGCAAATACTATCTAGATCATAAAGATGTTCAGGGCATGATAAAAAATGCTGATTATGATGTCGGTAAGCTGTTGGAATATAAAGTTGAAGATGAAAAGAGCGACACTAGAGACGCTAGATCACCAGCACCCACAAAAGTAATGCTTACTGATAATATAATTAAGAAGTTACCTTTTTGTTCGGACAAACCAATCGATATTGTTGATACTACATTTAATGCTGAAAATGATGGTGGCAGGTTATTATTACGCATTGGAAAAAAAACAAGAACATTTTATCCGTCGATTGCAAAACGTGGAAATGAAAAGCGCGGTAATGGGAAGTCATTAGGAAGATGGATAGTAAAAAACAGTAATTACTACAAATCTAACGAAGCTAATTTGTATACTGCAAAAGCTAGATTTTTAGAAATTATTAAAAATCACCAATACAATGTAAAAATAGCACGGCAAGATGGTGATATAACAATTAGAGAATATATAGAGTCAGGGAAATATGCACAAGACAGATTAACAACATCAACATTGAGAAATAAAATTTCTCCTGTCTCAAAAAAAACAATTGCATCTATTCTGAGACAATTCGAACCTTGGTTAGACAAAGCCTTGGGTGATGTTTCAAAAGAATGGCCGGCTGAATTTAAAAAACATTGGCAAGAAAAATACACAGAATATAACATAGAAGGAAGAAATGCAGACCCTGAAACTTTTAAACCAAAACAAATTGAAGTGGGTACAATGCGTAAATATTTTGGTGAAATAAATGCCATGTTTAACATTTGCGAAAAAATTGGATATATACATAGTAATAAAATTAAGAGTTTTGCATCTTTGTTTCCAAAAAAAACAGTTTCAAGAGGGGCTGTTCAAACATATAAACTAAACTATGACGGTTTAATGACATATTTATTTGATGATGACACACCAAGTCCTCCTTTTGGAAAATTAATTATAGCTATCATGGCCGTAACTGGAGCAAGAAATTCGGAAGTTTATAAAAATTTCATCGATAACTTTAATTATAATGATGGTAAATTGATGATGCATATTCCTGCGGAAATTTGCAAAACAAAAGAGGCCGGTTCTAGAACAGTCGAAATTAAGCATGAAAGAGTAAAAGCAGAAGTTAGAAAGCATTTAGATGAAATACCGCGAAACGGCAAAGGTCATATGTTTCCGTCAAGAGTAATAATGGATCATCATGTTTCAGATTATGCATACAGAGAACTTTGGAAGTTAGTAAAAGCATTTTTTGATTTACCAGCCGATGGTAGAATGTACAGTTTAAGAGCAACATTTGGCACTCATATTGCTAAACAAGGAGGTATTGATGTTGCTGCTGATATTTTAGGTGATAGTCTGGAAATAGCTAACTTGCATTATAATAATATTGATCTGGAAAGAAAATCAGATGCGATGGATAAGGTATTTAACGAAACCAAAGATATCGTTATAGCTCAAAATTCACTAGTACCTAATTTCAACACTGTTTATGCTGCTGCTGAATTACTACCAGAGTCGATATCAAAACTATTTTTAATGTTTAAAAATGGTAAAGCTGAACCAAGTGAAAATCACATCCTTAAATCCGACTGGGATAAATTTGTTAACTTAATAAAAGGTCAATTTGAAGCTGAAAAGATAAATGATTTAGAGGTCGAAATGTGGTTATCAATGCAGTCTTAA
- a CDS encoding efflux RND transporter periplasmic adaptor subunit: MYASKTCTPIIRYLALGLSFIALGGCGSEVKEHSQITEYQTVLSQPLSLSDRYQHIQTYTGTIRSANTTGIGFELAGKLNNILVDSGDTVSKGQTLAKLDTDLLIAERQQLQASLLQTQADIDLAKSTLARTQKLKQQNYVSEQQLDETQQQVISLQANQKRIEASLSATNLKIEKSTLLAPFNGKISQRFHNVGEVIALGSPVFTLVGNSQSVAYIGVPIDIAQQLTAEQMVDVRVGKQTFPAKIAGISAEVNTISRTVQLRILLPDSARVINGEIAYLAYQQDALEPGYWVPMSALTDGVRGLWNVFALVEAEQGFYTIERRDVEIIYTNEQQAYIQGAIKPSDLIVSQGLHKLVVSQKVTLAQAEKTGAL, translated from the coding sequence ATGTACGCGTCAAAGACATGCACCCCAATCATTCGATACTTGGCGCTAGGTTTAAGCTTCATCGCATTAGGCGGTTGTGGCTCTGAGGTAAAAGAGCATTCACAAATAACCGAGTATCAAACGGTATTGTCACAGCCTTTGTCGTTAAGCGACCGTTATCAGCATATTCAAACTTACACAGGTACTATTCGCTCGGCCAATACCACTGGGATTGGCTTTGAACTTGCGGGTAAACTCAATAATATCTTGGTCGACAGTGGCGATACGGTTAGCAAGGGACAAACATTAGCTAAGCTTGATACTGATTTATTGATCGCAGAGAGGCAGCAATTACAAGCCAGTTTATTACAAACTCAAGCGGATATAGATTTAGCAAAAAGCACCTTAGCTCGTACTCAAAAGTTGAAACAACAAAACTATGTGTCTGAACAGCAACTCGATGAAACCCAACAACAAGTTATCAGCTTACAAGCTAACCAGAAGCGTATAGAAGCCAGTTTAAGTGCGACCAATTTAAAAATTGAAAAATCAACCTTACTGGCCCCATTCAATGGAAAAATCAGTCAACGTTTTCATAATGTCGGCGAAGTGATTGCGCTAGGTAGTCCGGTTTTCACCTTAGTCGGTAACAGTCAGTCTGTGGCTTATATTGGGGTACCCATTGACATCGCACAGCAGTTAACCGCCGAGCAGATGGTAGATGTCCGTGTAGGTAAACAAACCTTTCCCGCTAAAATTGCCGGCATTAGCGCCGAAGTGAACACGATTAGCCGTACAGTTCAGTTACGTATTTTGTTACCCGATTCAGCAAGAGTCATCAATGGTGAGATAGCATACTTAGCTTATCAGCAAGATGCTCTGGAACCTGGTTATTGGGTACCAATGTCGGCCTTAACTGACGGAGTTCGCGGATTATGGAATGTGTTTGCCTTAGTTGAGGCTGAGCAAGGCTTTTATACCATTGAACGTCGCGATGTAGAGATTATCTATACCAATGAACAACAAGCATATATTCAAGGAGCCATAAAACCAAGCGATCTAATTGTGTCACAAGGATTACATAAATTGGTCGTTAGCCAAAAAGTGACTCTCGCTCAAGCTGAGAAAACGGGGGCACTATGA
- a CDS encoding LPP20 family lipoprotein, whose translation MKSLILIMLLVLSGCVSKDKYVQWETEAPASFPTLTAIGYAPLATQPSKEASHRILMAMQASKIAAYRELAEQVYGQKVTANSDVSEWLLTDDNVKSSVSGIIRGAKVVKTYPSGEFYVTELALDFKQVWQLYEQQNRPKRVKDVTYF comes from the coding sequence ATGAAATCGCTGATATTAATAATGCTGTTGGTACTAAGCGGATGCGTCAGTAAGGACAAATATGTTCAGTGGGAAACTGAAGCTCCAGCCTCGTTTCCAACCCTAACAGCAATTGGTTACGCACCTTTAGCAACACAGCCGAGTAAAGAAGCGTCACATCGTATTTTAATGGCAATGCAGGCGTCAAAAATTGCCGCTTATCGTGAGTTAGCTGAACAAGTTTATGGCCAAAAGGTTACGGCTAATAGCGACGTGAGTGAGTGGTTATTAACTGATGATAACGTTAAGTCGAGCGTTAGTGGCATTATCCGTGGAGCAAAAGTGGTTAAGACCTACCCTTCTGGTGAGTTTTATGTCACAGAGCTCGCTTTGGACTTTAAACAAGTATGGCAATTGTACGAACAACAAAATCGCCCTAAACGGGTGAAAGATGTTACCTACTTTTAA